A window from Scheffersomyces stipitis CBS 6054 chromosome 7, complete sequence encodes these proteins:
- the NAR1 gene encoding nuclear architecture related protein (with sequence similarity to with homology) translates to MSAILSADDLNDFISPGVACIKPPAQNSDQKFNSLNENGEVEIQIDSEGNPLEISKIDGKQTNLSPAQISLADCLACSGCITSAEEVLVAQHSHEELIKALNEKVDNNSTKVFVASISHQSRASLATAYNLSIEEIDKLLINLFINQMGFKYIVGTSIGRKLSLINEAQNLIEKKESEFDGPVLSSICPGWVLYAEKTHPYVLPRMSTVKSPQQITGCLLKTLAAHELGVTRNDIYHLSIMPCFDKKLESARPEKYGEQNTSNDVDCVLTAKELVTLLEQHSDKFQLIPPQAHTITNSAIPVVDLYSKCAPRTWPLVQYSWSNDSGSASGGYGYNYLKMYQNHLIMKHPTKYQQEGFSIDYVKGRNTDLTEMRLMYGSEKLASSAIVNGFRNIQNLVRKLKPTVKPGSTTGKGNALVARRRARVAGGITKASSPAGSDESADASKCDYVEIMACPNGCINGGGQINPPEDVSEKDWLSASLEKYNSIPLLDLAAMENVDTVAEIMQWSCLFREEFGVSENRLLKTWFNEVEKPTDSASILLGARW, encoded by the coding sequence ATGAGTGCAATACTATCTGCCGACGATCTCAACGACTTCATTTCACCCGGAGTGGCGTGTATAAAGCCTCCAGCACAGAATAGCGATCAAAAGTTCAACCTGCTAAACGAGAATGGAGAAGTAGAAATACAGATAGATAGCGAGGGCAACCCTTTGGAGATTTCAAAAATCGACGGGAAGCAGACAAACTTGCTGCCTGCCCAAATATCGTTGGCAGACTGTTTGGCATGCTCTGGCTGTATCACAtctgctgaagaagtgtTGGTAGCTCAGCATTCGCACgaagagttgatcaaagcGTTGAATGAGAAAGTTGACAATAATAGTACCAAAGTATTTGTAGCGAGCATATCACACCAGTCTCGTGCTTCATTAGCTACAGCGTATAACTTGTCTATCGAAGAGATCGACAAACTCCTCATCAACCTATTCATCAACCAGATGGGGTTTAAGTATATTGTAGGGACTTCTATAGGGAGAAAGCTTTCTTTGATCAACGAAGCGCAGAATttgattgaaaagaaggaatcCGAGTTTGACGGCCCTGTTCTTTCATCCATTTGTCCTGGTTGGGTGTTATATGCGGAAAAAACTCATCCTTACGTTTTGCCCAGAATGTCCACTGTGAAGTCCCCTCAGCAGATCACTGGATGTTTGTTAAAGACGTTAGCAGCGCACGAGCTTGGAGTCACCAGAAACGATATATACCATCTATCCATAATGCCATGTTTCGACAAAAAGTTGGAAAGCGCAAGGCCAGAAAAGTACGGAGAACAAAATACTTCCAACGATGTAGACTGTGTTCTCACAGCAAAAGAATTGGTCACCTTGCTTGAACAGCATTCTGATAAGTTTCAGTTAATACCACCGCAAGCACATACTATCACCAACTCTGCCATCCCTGTAGTAGATTTGTACAGTAAATGTGCACCTCGAACATGGCCCCTCGTGCAATACTCTTGGTCCAATGATAGCGGTTCTGCTTCAGGAGGCTACGGTTACAACTATTTAAAGATGTACCAGAATCATTTGATAATGAAGCATCCGACAAAGTACCAGCAAGAAGGATTTTCTATCGACTATGTAAAGGGCCGTAATACCGATCTCACAGAAATGAGGTTGATGTATGGAAGCGAAAAGCTTGCTAGTTCTGCCATCGTAAATGGGTTCAGAAACATTCAAAATTTAGTTCGCAAGTTGAAACCTACAGTCAAGCCGGGTTCGACTACAGGCAAAGGAAATGCTTTAGTGGCTCGCCGCAGAGCTAGGGTTGCTGGAGGAATAACAAAGGCTAGCTCACCTGCTGGTTCAGACGAAAGCGCAGATGCTTCCAAGTGCGACTATGTAGAGATCATGGCATGTCCAAATGGTTGTATAAATGGCGGAGGCCAGATCAATCCTCCTGAAGATGTTTCTGAAAAGGATTGGCTTTCTGCAAGTCTTGAAAAGTACAACCTGATTCCATTGTTGGACTTGGCAGCAATGGAAAATGTGGATACGGTGGCCGAGATTATGCAATGGAGTTGTTTATTCCGCGAGGAGTTTGGAGTCTCGGAAAATAGGCTCTTGAAGACGTGGTTTAATGAAGTCGAGAAGCCCACAGACTCGGCTTCTATTTTATTGGGTGCCAGGTGGTAG
- a CDS encoding predicted protein — MDMDEGERKQFHPINPESKTFHWILTLALLLVLPSLSSVLAFADRLHWSLLLQCVSTGYSVFESLFLDFPDNVDNHENRTSKGTSWFLSALLGATIFVGTLINGSNLVINKFYPHWQSRGEYGFTYKIYKTLSFLAVLTGWVRVCMAPVALFGFCYGKHTGQCIAHGIMGSAFILYSFVLSFVLVVPWIRTHQLHNSSNLKSQEFYDSTVMCVWGIVNTFTEHRWGTEDWSMGDYQHTAMGIIWWSGGLLGMYLSMKNRRTFIPSALLVFTGYSMSQHSQHLEISTKVHSLFGLALMGAGVTRVIEISFLLHDKACSETGRILSFQYMPPFCLTLAGILFMSATEEQLQLVHDLGSDHSAYILVVSSAAFLIFLWNQLLLALYLRLVGYDENGELSGSGEYESVHARQAEDFELGDLSEDDTPVGSGGSG, encoded by the coding sequence ATGGATATGGACGAAGGAGAACGGAAGCAGTTTCATCCGATAAACCCAGAATCCAAGACCTTCCACTGGATTCTCACCTTGGCACTCCTATTGGTGCTACCGTCGCTTTCGTCGGTGCTAGCTTTTGCTGACAGATTACATTGGTCATTATTGTTGCAATGCGTGTCCACGGGCTATTCTGTCTTTGAGTCGTTGTTCTTGGATTTTCCAGATAATGTAGATAATCACGAAAACAGAACTTCTAAGGGTACCAGCTGGTTTCTCTCGGCTCTATTGGGAGCAACTATTTTTGTGGGCACGCTTATCAATGGCTCAAACTTGgtcatcaacaagttctaTCCCCATTGGCAGAGCAGAGGCGAATATGGCTTCACTTACAAGATCTACAAGACATTGTCCTTCCTAGCAGTGCTAACTGGCTGGGTTAGAGTGTGCATGGCTCCTGTGGCGCTATTTGGATTTTGTTATGGGAAACACACTGGTCAATGTATTGCTCATGGAATCATGGGTTCGGCCTTTATTTTGTACTCGTTTGTGTTGTCGTTCGTACTTGTAGTTCCGTGGATCAGAACCCACCAGTTGCACAACAGCTCCAACCTAAAGTCGCAAGAATTCTACGATTCTACCGTTATGTGTGTTTGGGGTATTGTGAACACTTTCACAGAACATAGGTGGGGCACCGAGGACTGGTCAATGGGGGACTATCAGCACACTGCCATGGGTATCATCTGGTGGTCTGGAGGCTTGTTAGGAATGTACTTGTCGATgaaaaacagaagaacttTTATTCCTAGTGCCTTGCTCGTTTTCACAGGGTATTCGATGTCGCAGCATTCTCAGCACTTGGAAATCTCGACGAAAGTCCATAGCTTGTTTGGCTTGGCACTTATGGGTGCAGGTGTCACCAGAGTAATCGAGATCCTGTTTTTGTTGCACGACAAAGCCTGTTCGGAAACCGGTCGTATTTTGTCGTTCCAGTACATGCCACCATTCTGTCTTACCCTTGCAGGAATCCTCTTTATGTCAGCCACTGAGGAACAGTTACAGTTGGTTCACGACTTGGGCTCAGACCACTCGGCATatattcttgttgtctCCTCAGCAGCGTTTCTCATATTCTTGTGGAACCAGTTGCTTTTGGCTCTCTACTTACGGTTGGTCGGTTACGATGAGAATGGCGAGTTGAGTGGAAGTGGTGAATATGAACTGGTTCATGCTAGACAAGCCGAAGATTTTGAGTTGGGAGACTTATCAGAAGACGACACTCCTGTTGGCAGCGGCGGTCTGGGCTAG
- a CDS encoding predicted protein (go_function subtilase activity~go_process proteolysis and peptidolysis): MLFPLRTLLLILSVLLQVQSTAIPKRDYESKNYYIFEIDTSISQQPLADFTSKYRSHYKFEHQLQGLDNHYVFSINKSHPHNDFLGNHKSNDFNLMKRSPGFEDEYDYLVSNPHLRSIHQLKPRTLSKRMPVLITDDKEYERIIDSKHANTDAAGNTVDASKQLLKDVSDSLSIRDPGFIEQWHLINTAYPGHDVNVTGLWYEGITGTGIVSAIVDDGLDAESEDLRANFNAKGSWDFNDNTNIPLPRLYDDHHGTRCAGEIAAVKNDVCGVGVAYDSTVAGIRILSGPITAAEEAAALIYGLDVNDIYSCSWGPTDDGRTLAEPETVVKKAMIKGVQEGRKDKGSIYVFASGNGGRSYDSCNYDGYTNSIFSITVGAIDYKGIHPDYAEACSAVMVVTYSSGSGEHIHTTDIKKRCTASHGGTSAAAPLAAGIYALVLQANPNLTWRDVQYVSVLSSVPINQQDGNYQTTALNREYSHKYGYGKIDAYQMVHFAKDWKNVKPQAFFYSDIQSKPPADSHKRDGNIIRKKITVTEEDLKIMNVERVEHVTVKLNIMATFRGRVGVRLISPTGVTSDLATFRPRDNSGVGFKDWTFMSVAHWGESGLGDWTIEVFGDENSSKQKNTIVFENWQLRFFGESIDADKAETYELEKDYAAVRRDRLSQNNDKQPETTSETLSSSESVSSSEVGTSTVSTESSTSVTSTSDSTTPVEEDHNAEKVTESVSASSSSTQDAEATESSGAEEDEDGKLKYSADHTGQYFMALAVVGFIVIILFMKFFKTPGSGRRRRREDFEFDIIPGEDYSDSEDDEDSMEFGRRSGRRAPPAPSFIPNEVDDEDDDRARDRVYDEFNSDTLPEYEEEMFRIDDEDED; encoded by the exons ATGTTGTTTCCGTTACGGACTTTACTCCTCATTCTCTCGGTGTTGCTTCAGGTGCAATCGACAGCGATTCCCAAGAGAGACTACGAGCTGAAGAACTACTACATTTTCGAGATCGACACCTCGATTTCACAACAGCCATTAGCTGACTTCACCAGCAAGTACCGTCTGCACTACAAGTTCGAACACCAGCTTCAAGGTCTTGATAACCACTATGTTTTCAGTATCAACAAATCGCACCCTCACAACGACTTCTTAGGAAACCACAAGTCCAAcgacttcaacttgatgaagagatCTCCGGGGTTTGAAGACGAATACGACTACTTGGTTTCGAACCCGCACTTGAGATCAATTCACCAGTTGAAGCCCAGAACTTTGTCTAAAAGAATGCCTGTCTTGATCACAGACGACAAGGAATACGAAAGAATAATAGATAGCAAAC ATGCTAATACAGATGCTGCTGGGAATACTGTAGATGCCTCGAAGCAGCTTTTGAAGGACGTGTCGGACAGTCTTAGTATCCGCGATCCTGGCTTCATTGAACAGTGGCATTTGATCAACACTGCATATCCTGGTCACGACGTCAACGTCACAGGCTTGTGGTATGAAGGTATAACTGGTACCGGTATAGTCAGCGCAATTGTAGACGATGGTTTGGACGCTGAAAGTGAAGACTTGCGTGCCAACTTCAACGCTAAGGGTTCATGGGACTTCAATGACAACACCAACATCCCGTTGCCGCGCTTGTATGACGATCACCACGGCACTAGATGTGCTGGTGAGATCGCTGCTGTCAAGAACGATGTCTGTGGAGTAGGTGTGGCGTATGATTCCACAGTAGCCGGTATCCGGATCTTGTCTGGACCCATTACAGCTGCCGAAGAGGCTGCCGCCTTGATCTACGGCTTGGATGTCAACGACATCTACTCTTGTTCCTGGGGTCCAACCGATGACGGAAGAACGCTTGCGGAACCGGAAACTGTCGTGAAAAAAGCTATGATCAAGGGTGTCCAAGAGGGTCGTAAAGATAAGGGATCTATCTATGTGTTTGCCTCTGGAAACGGTGGCAGATCATATGACTCATGCAACTACGATGGATATACCAATTCCATCTTTTCCATAACAGTAGGTGCTATCGACTACAAGGGAATTCATCCTGATTATGCCGAGGCCTGTTCAGCCGTCATGGTGGTGACCTATTCATCTGGCTCGGGAGAACATATCCACACTACTgatatcaagaagagatgTACAGCTAGCCACGGAGGTACATCTGCAGCTGCACCCTTAGCAGCTGGAATCTATGCCTTGGTATTGCAAGCTAATCCGAACTTGACATGGAGGGATGTCCAGTATGTATCTGTGCTAAGTTCGGTTCCCATCAACCAACAGGATGGTAACTATCAAACCACAGCATTGAATAGAGAGTACTCTCACAAGTATGGTTACGGTAAGATAGACGCTTATCAGATGGTACACTTTGCCAAGGACTGGAAGAATGTAAAGCCTCAGGCGTTCTTCTACTCCGACATCCAGCTG AAACCTCCCGCTGATTCTCACAAGAGAGATGGCAATATCATCCGGAAGAAGATCACTGTTACTGAAGAGGATTTGAAGATTATGAATGTAGAAAGAGTAGAACATGTTACTGTGAAACTCAACATTATGGCTACATTTAGGGGCCGTGTAGGAGTCAGATTGATTTCTCCCACTGGTGTGACCAGTGACTTGGCTACTTTCCGCCCTCGTGATAACTCTGGTGTAGGGTTCAAGGATTGGACGTTCATGTCTGTTGCTCATTGGGGAGAGTCAGGTTTGGGGGACTGGACCATAGAGGTGTTTGGAGACGAAAATTCTTCCAAACAGAAGAATACCATTGTCTTTGAAAACTGGCAATTGCGTTTCTTTGGTGAGTCTATTGATGCCGACAAAGCTGAAACATACGAGTTAGAAAAGGACTATGCTGCTGTTAGAAGAGACAGACTTTCGCAGAACAATGACAAGCAACCTGAGACAACTTCAGAGACTTTGTCATCGTCTGAGAGTGtgtcatcttcagaagttGGAACCTCAACTGTGTCTACTGAGAGCTCTACAAGTGTAACTAGTACTTCAGACTCTACAACACCTGTAGAAGAGGATCACAATGCTGAAAAAGTAACAGAAAGTGTTTCCGCTAGCTCGAGTTCTACCCAAGACGCCGAGGCTACGGAGTCGAGtggagcagaagaagatgaagacggCAAGTTGAAATATTCCGCAGACCATACGGGCCAGTATTTTATGGCACTTGCTGTTGTCGGCTTTATAGTcatcattcttttcatgaagttcttcaagacgCCAGGAAGcggcagaagaagaagaagagaggATTTTGAGTTTGACATAATTCCTGGCGAGGACTATTCTGACAgcgaagacgacgaagattctATGGAATTTGGACGTAGAAGCGGAAGAAGAGCACCACCAGCACCTTCATTTATTCCTAATGAAGTCGACGATGAGGACGACGATCGTGCCAGAGATAGAGTCTATGATGAGTTCAATAGCGACACATTGCCCGAgtacgaagaagagatgtTTAGAATAGACGACGAGGATGAGGAC
- the ZWF1 gene encoding Glucose-6-phosphate 1-dehydrogenase (Glucose-6-phosphate 1-dehydrogenase (G6PD)~go_function glucose-6-phosphate 1-dehydrogenase activity~go_process glucose metabolism) has product MSFDPFGSTATIVVFGASGDLAKKKTFPALFGLFREGHLSSDVKIIGYARSHLEEDDFKKRISANFKGGNPETVEQFLKLTSYISGPYDTDEGYQTLLKSIEDYEAANNVSTPERLFYLALPPSVFTTVASQLKKNVYSETGKTRIIVEKPFGHDLESSRQLQKDLSPLFTEEELYRIDHYLGKEMVKNLLVLRFGNELFNGVWNKNHIKSIQISFKEAFGTDGRGGYFDSIGIVRDVMQNHLLQVLTLLTMDRPVSFDPEAVRDEKVKILKAFDALDPEDILLGQYGKSEDGSKPGYLDDSTVPKDSKCVTYAALGIKIHNERWEGVPIVMRAGKALDESKVEIRIQFKPVARGMFKEIQRNELVIRVQPNESIYLKINSKIPGISTETSLTDLDLTYSTRYSKDFWIPEAYEALIRDCYLGNHSNFVRDDELDVSWKLFTPLLQYIESDKSPQPEVYAYGSKGPKGLREFLNKHDYIFADEGTYQWPLTTPKVKGKI; this is encoded by the coding sequence ATGTCGTTTGATCCTTTTGGCTCTACAGCCACCATTGTCGTCTTTGGAGCCTCGGGAGACTTGgctaagaagaagacctTCCCTGCTCTCTTTGGCTTGTTCCGTGAGGGCCACTTATCGTCCGATGTCAAGATCATTGGTTATGCCAGATCacatttggaagaagacgacttcaagaaacGTATTTCGGCCAACTTCAAGGGCGGTAACCCCGAAACGGTGGAGCAGTTTCTCAAACTTACCTCATATATCTCCGGACCATACGACACCGATGAAGGATACCAaactttgttgaagtcaattGAAGACTATGAAGCCGCCAATAACGTCCTGACCCCAGAGAGACTCTTCTACTTAGCCTTGCCGCCATCAGTGTTCACCACAGTTGCTTCgcagttgaagaagaacgtCTATTCCGAGACTGGCAAGACAAGAatcattgttgaaaagcCATTTGGCCACGACTTGGAATCTTCCagacaattgcaaaaggaCTTGTCGCCTTTGTTCACCGAGGAAGAATTATACAGAATTGACCATTACTTGGGAAAGGAAATGGTGAAAaacttgttggtgttgaGATTTGGTAACGAGTTGTTCAACGGTGTTTGGAACAAAAACCATATCAAGTCGATCCAGATCTCGTTTAAGGAAGCCTTTGGCACCGACGGAAGAGGAGGCTATTTCGATTCCATTGGAATCGTTAGAGACGTCATGCAGAACCATCTCTTGCAAGTTCTTACCCTCTTGACCATGGACAGACCTGTTTCCTTTGACCCAGAAGCCGTTAGAGACGAAAAGGTCAAGATATTGAAGGCTTTCGATGCTTTGGACCCAGAAGACATCTTGTTGGGACAATACGGCAAGTCCGAAGACGGCTCCAAGCCTGGGTACTTGGACGACTCTACTGTTCCTAAGGACTCTAAGTGTGTAACTTACGCTGCTTTAGGTATAAAGATCCACAACGAAAGATGGGAAGGTGTTCCAATTGTTATGAGAGCCGGTAAGGCTTTGGACGAGTCCAAGGTTGAAATCAGAATCCAGTTCAAGCCTGTAGCAAGAGGTATGTTCAAGGAAATCCAGAGAAACGAATTGGTTATCAGAGTGCAACCGAACGAATCCATATACTTGAAGATAAACTCCAAGATTCCAGGAATTTCTACTGAGACTTCCTTGACagacttggacttgacaTACTCTACCAGATACTCAAAGGACTTCTGGATTCCAGAGGCTTACGAAGCCTTAATCAGAGACTGTTACTTGGGTAACCACTCCAACTTTGTCAGAGACGATGAGTTGGATGTTTCATGGAAGTTGTTCACACCATTGTTGCAGTACATTGAATCTGACAAGTCTCCACAGCCAGAAGTATATGCTTACGGATCTAAGGGTCCTAAGGGCTTGAgagagttcttgaacaaacaCGACTACATCTTCGCCGATGAAGGTACATACCAATGGCCATTGACTACACCAAAGGTCAAGGGTAAGATCTAG